A section of the Candidatus Obscuribacterales bacterium genome encodes:
- a CDS encoding FimD/PapC C-terminal domain-containing protein, giving the protein IDVVPYKNAGYSARFPITETASAELRIILSTGEPIAAGSNAKIVNTGSLFPVAGNGNTYFQGLQTQNLVRVTLPTGKTCEFDLPYDPTDEPLPDLGTFVCHILPT; this is encoded by the coding sequence ATAGATGTCGTCCCCTACAAAAATGCAGGCTATTCCGCCAGGTTCCCCATTACCGAAACCGCCAGCGCTGAATTAAGGATAATCCTGTCTACCGGGGAACCCATAGCAGCAGGGTCAAATGCCAAGATCGTGAATACAGGGTCTCTTTTTCCCGTTGCCGGGAACGGCAACACCTACTTCCAGGGACTACAAACACAGAACCTTGTCAGAGTAACCCTGCCAACTGGCAAGACCTGTGAATTTGATCTTCCCTATGATCCCACTGACGAGCCGCTACCCGACCTCGGTACCTTTGTATGCCACATTCTGCCAACCTAG